One segment of Candidatus Hydrogenedentota bacterium DNA contains the following:
- a CDS encoding polysaccharide deacetylase family protein, with product MRAIRFSILLGFAAAVSAVAVESIPDKTVVLTFDDAVKSHRTFVGPLLKEYGFGASFFVTALWMSDTENFMNWQDIAELHQMGFEIGNHSWSHSNFGNPKYAAQLEGQIFLVEQELAKAGVPKPTSFAWCGNTFSPEGVDVLKKCGYTLARRGMQPEIPYGQIKPGPMYAPANYDPLLIPSAGDAYPSWTLDDFKRVVDRAKDGTIAVVQFHGVPDIAHPWVHTPPERFREYMDYLKQNGFNVIAMRGLARYIDPEQPAKDAMTMVRYTSQPVDLPAEVHATRANPAFWFNVMKAHNYTEEELASVFGWPVKTLQARAPKFADVPPAWPPAGKKPRIVVLPYPGGRHPRIGFLDGAVSPLRGSKVSIFAPWQDGDRESTGARAPGPRTDPNYVVLDIPEAIFSNLGLTFLAHTHVQSMWDKQHQPIENNDWELLPNGDLENEWTLPNNIKFGARVMPKEDAVDLELWLENGSGQPLTGLRTQICAMLKGMPGFNAQTKDNKRFDGSVASTRMDSGEREILIAFDRCGRVWGNEKCPCMHSDPVLPDAAPGQRVSVKGRLWFLDAIANRDKEVRRAQREFAALERPPVK from the coding sequence ATGCGCGCAATTCGTTTCTCGATTCTTCTCGGCTTCGCCGCCGCTGTCTCCGCCGTCGCGGTAGAATCCATCCCGGACAAGACCGTCGTCCTAACCTTCGACGATGCCGTAAAGTCGCACCGCACGTTCGTAGGCCCGCTGCTGAAGGAATACGGGTTCGGCGCGAGCTTCTTCGTGACCGCCCTCTGGATGTCGGACACCGAAAACTTCATGAACTGGCAGGACATCGCCGAACTGCACCAGATGGGCTTCGAGATTGGCAACCACAGTTGGAGTCACTCGAACTTCGGCAACCCGAAATACGCCGCTCAACTCGAAGGCCAAATCTTCCTCGTCGAACAGGAACTCGCGAAGGCCGGCGTCCCCAAGCCCACGAGCTTCGCGTGGTGCGGCAACACGTTCTCGCCCGAAGGCGTTGACGTGCTGAAGAAATGCGGCTACACGCTCGCCCGGCGCGGCATGCAACCCGAGATCCCCTACGGCCAGATCAAGCCCGGCCCGATGTATGCACCCGCGAACTACGACCCGCTGCTCATCCCGTCCGCGGGCGACGCGTATCCAAGCTGGACGCTCGACGACTTCAAGCGCGTCGTCGACCGCGCGAAAGACGGCACAATCGCCGTTGTCCAGTTCCACGGCGTGCCCGACATCGCGCACCCCTGGGTCCACACCCCGCCCGAACGGTTCCGCGAATACATGGACTACCTCAAGCAAAACGGTTTCAACGTGATTGCGATGCGCGGCCTCGCGCGCTACATCGACCCGGAACAACCGGCGAAAGACGCCATGACCATGGTCCGTTACACCTCCCAGCCCGTCGACCTCCCCGCCGAAGTCCACGCCACCCGCGCGAACCCCGCGTTCTGGTTCAACGTTATGAAAGCGCACAACTACACCGAAGAGGAGCTCGCTTCGGTGTTCGGCTGGCCCGTCAAAACGTTGCAGGCGCGCGCGCCGAAATTCGCGGACGTGCCGCCTGCATGGCCGCCCGCCGGCAAGAAACCCCGCATCGTCGTCCTCCCCTATCCGGGCGGACGCCACCCCCGCATCGGGTTCCTCGACGGCGCGGTCAGCCCGCTGCGCGGCTCGAAAGTCAGCATCTTCGCCCCGTGGCAGGACGGCGATCGGGAATCGACAGGAGCGCGGGCGCCCGGACCTCGGACCGATCCGAACTACGTCGTGCTCGATATTCCCGAGGCCATCTTCAGCAACCTCGGGCTGACGTTCCTTGCGCACACCCACGTGCAAAGCATGTGGGACAAGCAACACCAGCCCATCGAAAACAACGACTGGGAACTGCTTCCCAACGGCGATCTCGAAAACGAATGGACCTTGCCCAACAACATAAAGTTCGGCGCGCGCGTCATGCCCAAGGAGGACGCCGTCGATCTCGAACTCTGGCTCGAGAACGGCTCCGGACAACCGCTAACGGGCCTCCGCACCCAAATCTGCGCCATGCTCAAGGGCATGCCCGGCTTCAACGCACAAACGAAAGACAATAAACGGTTCGACGGAAGCGTCGCGTCTACCAGGATGGACAGCGGGGAACGCGAAATCCTGATCGCGTTCGACCGCTGCGGCCGCGTCTGGGGCAATGAAAAATGCCCCTGCATGCACTCCGACCCTGTCCTACCCGACGCCGCCCCCGGCCAACGCGTCAGCGTCAAGGGACGCCTCTGGTTCCTCGACGCGATCGCGAATCGTGACAAGGAAGTCCGCCGCGCCCAAAGAGAATTCGCCGCGCTCGAACGCCCACCGGTGAAGTAA
- a CDS encoding ankyrin repeat domain-containing protein, whose product MRGLILGTAFCFLFVAMLSGCSGGSTPLQEEQRDISGMAPIQVLCAAAYEGQLDEVKNLLAADPSLINAKGELGRTALHAAAGGGQSGIVDYLLSQGADPTITDEDGNSPASAALEFAHTGIAKTLREAEVKALEAGGAAAPAAPPAQ is encoded by the coding sequence ATGAGGGGCTTGATTCTGGGTACTGCCTTTTGCTTTCTATTCGTGGCAATGCTTTCTGGCTGTTCAGGCGGGAGCACACCCCTGCAAGAGGAGCAGCGTGACATTTCAGGGATGGCGCCTATACAGGTCCTTTGTGCCGCCGCTTATGAGGGACAGTTAGACGAAGTGAAGAACCTCCTCGCCGCCGATCCGTCACTCATCAACGCGAAAGGCGAACTCGGCCGCACAGCACTCCATGCTGCGGCCGGCGGCGGGCAATCGGGCATCGTAGACTATCTGTTGTCGCAAGGTGCCGATCCCACGATTACCGACGAAGACGGCAATTCGCCCGCGAGCGCAGCGCTCGAATTCGCCCATACGGGAATAGCCAAGACCCTGCGCGAGGCGGAAGTAAAGGCGCTGGAAGCGGGCGGCGCCGCTGCACCGGCCGCGCCACCCGCACAGTAG